In one window of Rhodanobacter sp. FDAARGOS 1247 DNA:
- a CDS encoding tetratricopeptide repeat protein: MAASLSRLTLYAIISSIELDLRRSLTTFAANAKSTSDFFGVQLLNVILARAGFDEIEIDRARDNSELIDFSDFGDLYSLARRHCDEFPERLAGQFKLLHRNFERLIATRNRVMHARPLEYDDLAETFDLANLLVRESPHWADLAASLQDLSSQPESVLKLKIPSYNEPTKILHNLPLPDFDETGFIGRKIALANLVKACLGVYPVITVVGEGGLGKTSLALKAAYEILDSKDAPFEAIIFVTAKATQLTTNEISRISGAISSSLGMMEVAVGVLSGDVDDPIEELKELLRTFKILLIIDNLETVLDNHLKEVLDDLPLGSKILITTRIGLGAYEYPVKLEGLTDQEAVHLLRATADIRNTNKLTRTSNDKLAVFCRRMRNNPLHIKWFVSAVQAGKRPEEVLADEKLFLKFCLANVFEQISPEAKNVVKTLLALGGSYTVAELSYLTEMEEGMLLKAVQELMRTNMFIMTSSHLGNTYESRYELSQLSRAYLTKFYPASKDYQLKLLSLKHKLISGSEEQINAARKNPLSPYTIHMRGRSDWVIAKHLRDALSFSKERKFEEALQVVEKAKILSPDFYECYRVEGWINALIGNASQAYDSYERAIETEPNAANVRMMFAGFLLRDLHDAKRASEELERVVELLPDNPEPKLEFARCCLYLARFDEAEAILNQLAGMSVDHERVQTKIVDLQIQVWCRKADFSASNQEPLKALESLESLREYFERIIEPDEKMYSRLGRLRRSAAQVRNQLPVASDAHRRAESCLDWINGTCDAFHARNDRENESGELDLWERGYLARYHSSKKFGFIRTHDNDEYFFHVSSVADESLLEDLAIGAGVRFRVSLDYMNRLVAIDIHRADPLLRPEDPSESLHDAIEGKVAN; encoded by the coding sequence ATGGCTGCCAGTCTTTCTCGGTTAACGCTTTATGCAATTATTTCTTCTATAGAACTCGATCTAAGGAGATCGTTAACGACATTTGCCGCAAACGCTAAATCGACATCGGATTTCTTTGGCGTCCAGCTTCTAAATGTCATTCTCGCGCGCGCAGGCTTTGATGAAATTGAAATAGACCGTGCGCGAGATAACTCCGAGCTTATCGACTTTTCAGATTTTGGTGATTTATACTCGCTGGCGAGAAGGCACTGCGACGAGTTTCCAGAGCGCTTAGCCGGGCAATTCAAGCTTCTGCATCGTAATTTCGAGCGCCTCATTGCTACGAGAAATCGGGTCATGCATGCGAGGCCACTCGAATATGACGATTTGGCTGAGACATTTGATCTTGCCAATTTACTAGTGAGGGAATCTCCACACTGGGCCGACTTGGCGGCCAGCCTTCAAGACCTTTCAAGTCAACCTGAGTCGGTTTTGAAGCTAAAGATCCCGTCATATAACGAGCCGACCAAAATTCTGCATAACCTGCCGCTCCCCGATTTCGATGAAACGGGATTCATTGGGCGGAAGATCGCGCTAGCAAACTTAGTTAAAGCTTGCCTTGGTGTTTATCCCGTGATAACGGTTGTGGGTGAAGGTGGTTTGGGGAAGACGTCTTTGGCTCTAAAGGCAGCATACGAGATTCTGGACTCAAAAGATGCCCCATTCGAAGCAATAATATTCGTCACAGCTAAAGCTACGCAGCTCACTACGAACGAAATATCACGAATCAGTGGCGCCATTAGCTCATCCCTGGGCATGATGGAGGTAGCTGTAGGCGTTCTGAGTGGTGATGTCGACGATCCGATCGAGGAACTGAAGGAACTACTGAGGACGTTCAAGATCCTCTTGATAATCGACAATCTTGAAACTGTTCTCGATAATCATTTAAAGGAGGTGCTCGATGATCTCCCTTTGGGCAGCAAAATTCTGATTACCACTCGCATCGGTCTCGGTGCGTACGAGTATCCGGTGAAGCTAGAAGGCCTAACCGACCAGGAGGCGGTTCATCTCTTGCGGGCTACCGCTGATATCAGAAATACCAATAAACTCACGCGCACTTCAAATGATAAACTTGCGGTCTTTTGTCGCAGAATGCGAAATAATCCTCTGCACATCAAATGGTTTGTTTCTGCGGTGCAGGCTGGCAAACGTCCGGAAGAAGTTCTTGCGGATGAAAAGCTCTTCTTGAAGTTTTGCTTGGCTAATGTTTTTGAGCAGATTAGCCCTGAGGCAAAGAACGTAGTAAAGACGCTGCTCGCACTTGGCGGGTCTTATACGGTTGCTGAACTGTCATATCTGACCGAGATGGAAGAAGGAATGCTGCTCAAGGCAGTCCAAGAGCTCATGCGCACGAATATGTTCATAATGACAAGCTCCCACTTGGGCAACACCTATGAAAGTAGATATGAGTTATCTCAACTATCTAGGGCATATTTGACAAAGTTCTATCCCGCCTCTAAGGATTACCAGCTGAAGCTTCTTTCGCTAAAGCATAAGTTGATTAGTGGTAGCGAGGAGCAAATTAATGCGGCAAGGAAGAACCCTTTGTCGCCTTACACTATTCACATGCGTGGTAGGAGCGACTGGGTGATTGCTAAGCATCTTCGGGATGCGTTGTCGTTTTCTAAGGAACGTAAGTTTGAAGAAGCTTTGCAAGTAGTCGAGAAGGCAAAAATTCTTTCTCCTGATTTCTACGAGTGCTATCGCGTGGAAGGCTGGATTAATGCTCTTATTGGCAACGCTAGCCAAGCCTATGATAGCTACGAACGGGCTATTGAGACGGAACCCAATGCAGCGAACGTAAGAATGATGTTTGCGGGATTCTTGTTGAGAGACCTGCATGACGCGAAACGTGCTTCGGAGGAACTGGAGAGGGTGGTTGAGCTACTGCCTGATAATCCGGAGCCAAAACTCGAATTTGCTCGTTGTTGCCTTTATCTGGCTCGCTTCGATGAGGCGGAGGCGATCTTAAATCAGCTAGCCGGTATGTCCGTTGACCATGAAAGAGTCCAAACAAAAATCGTAGACCTTCAGATACAGGTTTGGTGTAGGAAGGCGGATTTTTCAGCTAGTAACCAAGAGCCGCTAAAGGCTCTTGAATCGTTGGAGTCGCTGAGGGAGTACTTCGAAAGAATTATCGAGCCTGATGAAAAAATGTACTCTAGACTGGGCAGACTTAGAAGATCCGCAGCTCAAGTTCGAAATCAGTTACCTGTCGCGTCTGACGCTCATCGAAGAGCCGAGTCCTGCCTTGACTGGATCAATGGCACGTGCGATGCGTTTCATGCTCGCAATGATAGAGAAAATGAAAGTGGGGAGCTTGATCTTTGGGAGCGTGGCTATCTTGCTCGGTATCACAGTAGTAAAAAGTTTGGCTTTATTAGGACGCATGACAACGACGAGTATTTCTTTCATGTTTCAAGTGTGGCCGACGAATCTCTCCTTGAGGATCTGGCGATTGGTGCAGGTGTCCGTTTCAGGGTATCTCTTGATTACATGAACAGACTTGTTGCGATAGATATACATCGTGCGGATCCACTTCTTCGCCCTGAAGACCCTAGTGAGAGCTTGCACGATGCGATTGAAGGAAAGGTGGCTAATTAA
- a CDS encoding ectonucleotide pyrophosphatase/phosphodiesterase — MKILFRLLLCSLAAFSFGCATQRPAATPAIAATAGKPAPVLLISIDGYRHDYMQRGLSPTLAMLARGGVQAASMQPAFPSLTFPNHYTLVTGLTPDHHGVVNNTMFDPQLGKFSLSSRKAISDGRWWAEGTPIWETADQHGLRTATMFWPGSEADIHGHRPDHWLAYDGAVTPAQRVDQVLAWLDLPVAERPSFLTLYFDGVDHAGHVYGPDTPQVNEALRETDAALAQLVSGLKQRGLFERINLIVVSDHGMATVPEANNVMIDTLIPLDQVHAVSLGILAGFNPKSDSAGDRAAFRQIEQTLEQPQAHMQCWDKTRVPARLAYGHNARVPQLLCLANVHWRITTTDYAAKRKGRVSLGEHGFDNAEPLMQAIFVAHGPAFRVGAKVPAFPNLDVYPLMTHLLGIPAAANDGSYDAVKDMLKPASR; from the coding sequence ATGAAAATCCTGTTTCGCCTGCTGCTCTGCTCCCTGGCAGCATTCAGCTTCGGTTGCGCCACGCAGCGCCCCGCAGCCACACCTGCCATCGCCGCCACGGCGGGCAAACCCGCGCCCGTGCTGCTGATTTCCATCGACGGCTATCGGCACGACTACATGCAGCGCGGGCTCAGCCCGACCCTGGCGATGCTCGCCCGCGGTGGCGTGCAGGCCGCTTCGATGCAGCCGGCGTTCCCGTCGCTGACGTTCCCGAACCACTACACCCTGGTCACCGGCCTGACCCCGGACCACCACGGCGTGGTCAACAACACGATGTTCGACCCGCAGCTGGGCAAGTTCTCGCTGAGCAGCCGCAAGGCGATCAGCGACGGTCGCTGGTGGGCCGAGGGCACGCCGATCTGGGAAACCGCCGACCAGCATGGGCTGCGCACGGCCACGATGTTCTGGCCTGGTTCGGAAGCGGACATCCACGGCCATCGTCCCGACCACTGGCTGGCCTACGACGGCGCGGTCACGCCGGCCCAGCGGGTCGACCAGGTGCTGGCGTGGCTGGACCTGCCCGTCGCCGAGCGGCCCAGCTTCCTCACCCTGTACTTCGACGGGGTCGATCACGCCGGCCACGTCTACGGCCCGGATACACCCCAGGTGAACGAGGCGCTGCGCGAAACCGACGCGGCGCTGGCGCAGCTGGTGAGCGGACTGAAGCAGCGTGGCCTGTTCGAGCGGATCAACCTGATCGTGGTGTCCGACCACGGCATGGCCACCGTGCCCGAAGCGAACAACGTGATGATCGACACGCTGATCCCGCTGGACCAGGTCCACGCGGTGAGCCTGGGCATCCTGGCCGGGTTCAATCCGAAGTCGGACAGCGCCGGGGACCGCGCCGCGTTCCGCCAGATCGAACAGACCCTGGAGCAGCCGCAGGCGCACATGCAGTGCTGGGACAAGACCCGCGTGCCCGCACGACTGGCCTACGGCCACAACGCACGCGTGCCGCAACTGCTGTGCCTGGCGAACGTGCACTGGCGCATCACCACCACCGACTACGCGGCCAAGCGCAAGGGCCGGGTGAGCCTGGGCGAGCACGGCTTCGACAACGCCGAACCGCTGATGCAGGCGATCTTCGTGGCCCACGGCCCCGCGTTCCGCGTCGGCGCGAAGGTGCCCGCGTTCCCGAACCTGGACGTCTATCCGCTGATGACCCATCTGCTGGGGATTCCCGCTGCGGCGAATGACGGCAGCTACGACGCGGTGAAGGACATGCTGAAACCCGCGTCCCGCTGA
- a CDS encoding nuclear transport factor 2 family protein, which yields MTLRGSGRVLLACAIAPAIAQAATPECAVWQRELSFAQSVQKHDAAAFAGHVMADAVFDANTPQPTRGRAAILQHWAPMIEGRTVRLDWYPQQVVVSGDGTLAYSSGAYLFENMAPGAKRRYTIGRFATTWRRAADGVWRAAFDGGDEGRPASAADADAFRAGRVAACPHGDTAALPVIRH from the coding sequence ATGACGTTGCGTGGGAGTGGGCGGGTGTTGCTGGCGTGCGCGATCGCCCCGGCCATCGCGCAGGCGGCGACGCCGGAGTGCGCGGTATGGCAGCGCGAGTTGTCGTTCGCGCAGAGCGTGCAGAAGCACGATGCGGCGGCGTTTGCCGGGCACGTGATGGCCGACGCGGTGTTCGATGCGAATACGCCGCAGCCGACGCGCGGTCGCGCCGCGATCCTGCAGCACTGGGCGCCGATGATCGAGGGCAGGACGGTGCGGCTGGACTGGTATCCGCAACAGGTCGTGGTGAGCGGCGATGGCACGCTCGCGTATTCCAGCGGTGCGTACCTGTTCGAGAACATGGCACCGGGCGCGAAGCGGCGCTACACGATCGGCCGGTTCGCGACGACGTGGCGGCGCGCGGCGGATGGCGTGTGGCGCGCCGCGTTCGATGGTGGTGATGAAGGCAGGCCGGCGAGCGCGGCGGACGCGGATGCATTCCGCGCCGGCCGCGTGGCGGCGTGCCCGCACGGCGACACTGCCGCGCTGCCCGTTATCCGGCATTGA
- a CDS encoding DNA-3-methyladenine glycosylase 2 family protein, whose product MSPAPSLPAASICEQARRSRDARFDGLFFVAVSSTGIYCRPVCPAPSAKRENVRYFANAAAAEVAGYRPCLRCRPELAPGSDEGQRGNRAVAHALKLIEAGALAEQSLDALATQVGVGARQLRRLFVEHVGAPPISVHTTRRLLFAKQLLTETALPVTEVALASGFRSLRRFNAAFAQANRIAPRELRRHPRAMAGAPLRLRLGYRPPYAFDALLAFLRTRALPGVEQVDEHSYARVFGPANTPGWLRLRAWPGGEHALQLELHCPQPTQILGVVTTLRRMFDLDANPQAITDTFRADPILGPLRRREPGLRLPGGWDGFEIAVRAILGQQISVAAARTLASRIVQRWGEPLPTAPWPGLTRLFPTPAALAAADLREVGLTTARAATISGVAQALLDGRVDFRAGQSLDEFVTRWVALPGIGPWTAHYIAMRALGDPDAFPAADLILRREATTSATPLGTKALTELANRWRPWRAYAVIHLWRGAADTPPRPRKTETMA is encoded by the coding sequence ATGAGTCCAGCCCCTTCCCTGCCCGCGGCATCCATCTGCGAACAGGCCCGACGCAGCCGCGACGCGCGCTTCGACGGGCTGTTCTTCGTCGCGGTGAGCAGCACCGGCATCTATTGCCGCCCGGTCTGCCCGGCGCCTTCCGCGAAGCGCGAGAACGTGCGCTATTTCGCGAACGCGGCGGCGGCCGAGGTGGCCGGCTACCGGCCGTGCCTGCGCTGTCGTCCAGAGCTGGCGCCGGGCAGCGACGAAGGGCAGCGCGGCAACCGGGCGGTGGCCCACGCATTGAAGCTGATCGAGGCCGGCGCGCTGGCGGAGCAATCGCTGGACGCGCTGGCCACCCAGGTCGGCGTGGGTGCGCGGCAATTGCGCCGGCTGTTCGTCGAGCATGTCGGCGCGCCGCCGATCAGCGTGCACACGACGCGCCGGCTGCTGTTCGCGAAGCAGCTGCTGACGGAGACGGCGCTGCCGGTGACGGAAGTCGCGCTCGCGTCCGGCTTCCGCAGCCTGCGCCGGTTCAACGCCGCGTTCGCGCAGGCGAACCGGATCGCGCCGCGCGAATTGCGCCGGCATCCGCGCGCGATGGCAGGTGCGCCGCTGCGGTTGCGACTGGGCTACCGGCCACCGTATGCGTTCGATGCGCTGCTCGCGTTCCTGCGCACCCGCGCGTTGCCCGGCGTGGAACAGGTCGACGAGCACAGCTACGCACGCGTGTTCGGCCCCGCGAACACGCCGGGCTGGCTGCGCCTGCGCGCGTGGCCGGGTGGCGAACATGCGCTGCAACTGGAACTGCATTGCCCGCAGCCGACGCAGATCCTCGGCGTGGTGACGACGCTGCGCCGGATGTTCGACCTGGACGCGAACCCGCAGGCGATCACCGACACGTTCCGGGCCGACCCGATCCTGGGCCCGCTGCGCCGCCGCGAGCCGGGTCTGCGCCTGCCCGGCGGCTGGGACGGTTTCGAGATCGCGGTGCGGGCGATCCTGGGCCAGCAGATCAGCGTGGCGGCGGCGCGCACGCTGGCAAGCCGGATCGTGCAGCGCTGGGGCGAGCCGTTGCCGACGGCGCCGTGGCCCGGCCTGACCCGACTGTTTCCGACGCCGGCCGCGCTGGCCGCAGCGGATCTGCGCGAGGTCGGGCTGACCACCGCGCGCGCCGCGACGATCAGCGGCGTGGCGCAGGCCTTGCTGGATGGCCGCGTGGATTTTCGGGCGGGCCAATCGCTGGACGAGTTCGTGACGCGCTGGGTCGCGCTGCCGGGCATCGGCCCGTGGACGGCGCACTACATCGCGATGCGCGCGCTCGGCGATCCGGATGCGTTTCCTGCGGCCGACCTGATCCTGCGCCGCGAGGCGACGACATCCGCGACGCCGCTGGGCACGAAGGCACTGACCGAACTGGCGAACCGCTGGCGCCCGTGGCGCGCGTACGCCGTGATCCACCTTTGGCGCGGTGCCGCGGACACGCCACCACGCCCACGCAAGACGGAGACGATGGCATGA
- a CDS encoding M48 family metallopeptidase encodes MTALQRGLLIAALVLLGLGEWIWNMHLVQSQVRQMMQAQAAKPHNRPSSLPAHKFTREQGYAFIAALKKAEAITDPLQRCLAYPDPPDSHWSRDAVVAYCHYRLPPLLSFGQMQALIQDGKSAEVDRRLSAALQAQQADPASGQFDRIYEEAFRNGSFDIRPTLDAWKRDSPDSAFAFAASGLAYVSMAGEARGGKYMKDTPDDAVQAMDNLLVQADSDLRRAIALNPKMAPAYAGLMNAGALSYGDDYVDAAWRDALSAVPNDFEIYNMAMWAREPKWGGSIRAMDQLAAVARQHAKVNPMMRILQSSRPFYQVWNCDCTHEAEMAAYPQAVDELILSTDLIRLGNLSADYRNQTMALIFGSEALRFTPDDEKVRINRAYALVDYDEAAWAAADMSQLLVRSPESRNALKARVHAYEWLGNYADAEKDLRTLMAMDPRDPRPLGELGDMLVNMAHDWDKGWAVADQLIREQPQNPYGLLLRAGIQEQQPRGGLDATVQQLQARFGKDPNMAKILVRMRAAVALRKHTGIDGKPAAP; translated from the coding sequence ATGACTGCACTGCAACGCGGTTTGCTGATAGCGGCCCTGGTCCTGCTGGGCCTCGGTGAGTGGATCTGGAACATGCACCTGGTGCAATCGCAGGTCCGGCAGATGATGCAGGCGCAGGCGGCGAAGCCGCACAACCGCCCGTCGTCGCTGCCCGCGCACAAGTTCACTCGCGAGCAGGGCTATGCGTTCATCGCCGCGCTGAAGAAGGCCGAGGCGATCACCGATCCGCTGCAGCGGTGCCTGGCCTATCCCGATCCGCCGGACAGCCACTGGTCGCGCGATGCGGTGGTCGCGTATTGCCATTACCGCCTGCCTCCGCTGCTTTCGTTTGGTCAGATGCAGGCGCTGATCCAGGATGGAAAGTCTGCCGAAGTGGATCGCCGTCTGTCCGCTGCCTTGCAGGCACAGCAGGCCGATCCTGCCAGCGGCCAGTTCGATCGCATCTACGAAGAGGCCTTCAGAAACGGTTCGTTCGACATCCGCCCGACCCTGGATGCCTGGAAGCGCGACTCACCCGATAGCGCATTCGCGTTTGCCGCCAGCGGCCTTGCTTACGTGTCCATGGCGGGGGAAGCGCGCGGCGGGAAGTACATGAAGGACACCCCCGACGATGCCGTCCAGGCCATGGACAACCTGCTGGTTCAGGCGGACAGCGACCTTCGCCGCGCCATAGCGCTCAATCCGAAAATGGCCCCTGCGTATGCGGGCCTGATGAACGCCGGCGCCTTGAGTTATGGCGACGATTACGTGGATGCGGCGTGGAGGGATGCGCTGAGCGCGGTACCGAACGATTTCGAGATCTACAACATGGCGATGTGGGCCCGCGAGCCGAAGTGGGGCGGGTCGATCAGGGCGATGGATCAGCTGGCAGCGGTGGCGCGGCAGCATGCGAAGGTCAATCCAATGATGCGGATACTGCAGTCGTCCCGTCCGTTCTACCAAGTGTGGAACTGCGACTGCACGCACGAGGCCGAGATGGCGGCCTATCCCCAAGCGGTCGACGAGTTGATCCTCAGCACCGACCTGATCCGCCTCGGTAACCTGTCCGCCGATTATCGTAACCAGACCATGGCGCTGATCTTCGGCTCCGAAGCCCTGCGTTTCACCCCTGATGACGAGAAGGTACGCATCAACCGAGCTTACGCCTTGGTCGATTACGACGAAGCAGCATGGGCCGCCGCCGATATGAGCCAGCTGTTGGTACGCTCGCCGGAAAGTCGCAACGCACTCAAGGCGCGCGTCCACGCTTATGAATGGCTGGGCAATTACGCTGATGCCGAAAAGGACCTGCGCACGCTGATGGCCATGGATCCACGCGACCCTCGCCCGTTGGGCGAATTGGGCGACATGCTGGTGAACATGGCGCATGACTGGGACAAGGGCTGGGCCGTGGCCGACCAGCTGATCCGCGAGCAGCCGCAGAACCCGTATGGGCTGCTGCTGCGCGCCGGCATCCAGGAACAGCAGCCCCGTGGCGGCCTGGACGCGACCGTCCAGCAACTGCAGGCGCGCTTCGGCAAGGACCCGAACATGGCGAAGATCCTCGTGCGCATGCGCGCCGCGGTGGCGCTGCGCAAGCACACCGGCATCGACGGCAAGCCCGCGGCGCCGTAA
- the hutU gene encoding urocanate hydratase, whose translation MNAPTRIDTTRTIRAPRGSELSCKSWLSEAPFRMLQNNLDPEVAENPAELVVYGGIGRAARNWECFDAILKSLRELNDDETLLVQSGKPVGVFRTHADAPRVLIANSNLVPHWATWEHFNELDKKGLMMYGQMTAGSWIYIGSQGIIQGTYETFVEMGRQHYGGNLKGRWILTAGLGGMGAAQPLAASLAGACSLNIECQQSRIDFRLKTRYVDEQASDLDDALARIAKYTAAGEAKSIALLGNAADILPELVKRGVRPDAVTDQTSAHDPVNGYLPQGWTVEQWFERRKSDPAGTAKAAKLSMKTHVDAMLAFHAQGIPTFDYGNNIRQMAQDVGCENAFAFPGFVPAYVRPLFCRGVGPFRWVALSGDPEDIYKTDQKVKELIPDDEHLHRWLDMAKERISFQGLPARICWVGLGLRDKLGLAFNEMVRNGELKAPVVIGRDHLDSGSVASPNRETEAMKDGSDAVSDWPLLNAMLNVAGGATWVSLHHGGGVGMGYSQHSGVVIVCDGSREADERIARVLWNDPASGVMRHADAGYEVAVECAKEMGLKLPMG comes from the coding sequence ATGAACGCACCCACCCGCATCGACACCACCCGCACCATCCGCGCGCCCCGCGGCAGCGAGCTTTCCTGCAAGAGCTGGCTCAGCGAGGCGCCGTTCCGCATGCTGCAGAACAACCTCGATCCGGAGGTGGCGGAGAACCCGGCCGAACTGGTGGTGTACGGCGGCATCGGCCGCGCCGCGCGCAACTGGGAGTGCTTCGACGCGATCCTGAAGTCGCTGCGCGAACTGAACGACGACGAGACCCTGCTGGTGCAGTCCGGCAAGCCGGTCGGCGTGTTCCGCACGCACGCTGACGCGCCCCGCGTGCTGATCGCGAACTCCAACCTGGTGCCGCACTGGGCCACCTGGGAGCACTTCAACGAGCTCGATAAAAAGGGCCTGATGATGTACGGCCAGATGACCGCCGGCTCGTGGATCTACATCGGCTCGCAGGGCATCATCCAGGGCACCTACGAAACCTTCGTCGAGATGGGCCGCCAGCACTACGGCGGCAACCTGAAAGGGCGCTGGATACTCACCGCCGGCCTCGGCGGCATGGGTGCGGCGCAGCCGCTAGCCGCGTCGCTCGCCGGTGCGTGCAGCCTCAACATCGAATGCCAGCAGAGCCGCATCGACTTCCGCCTGAAGACCCGCTACGTCGACGAGCAGGCCAGCGACCTCGACGACGCGCTGGCGCGCATCGCGAAATACACCGCCGCCGGCGAAGCGAAATCCATCGCCCTTCTTGGCAATGCCGCCGATATACTGCCCGAGCTGGTCAAGCGCGGTGTACGCCCCGACGCCGTCACCGACCAGACCAGCGCGCACGACCCCGTCAACGGCTACCTGCCGCAGGGCTGGACCGTGGAGCAGTGGTTCGAACGCCGCAAGAGCGACCCCGCCGGCACCGCCAAGGCCGCCAAGCTGTCGATGAAGACCCACGTCGACGCGATGCTGGCGTTCCACGCCCAGGGCATTCCCACCTTCGACTACGGCAACAACATCCGCCAGATGGCCCAGGACGTCGGCTGCGAAAACGCGTTCGCGTTCCCTGGCTTCGTCCCCGCCTACGTGCGCCCGCTGTTTTGCCGCGGCGTCGGCCCGTTCCGCTGGGTCGCGCTGTCCGGTGACCCGGAAGACATCTACAAAACCGACCAGAAGGTCAAGGAACTCATCCCCGACGACGAACACCTGCACCGCTGGCTGGACATGGCGAAAGAGCGCATCAGCTTCCAGGGCCTGCCGGCGCGTATCTGCTGGGTTGGGCTGGGGTTGCGCGACAAGCTCGGCCTCGCGTTCAACGAGATGGTGCGCAACGGCGAGCTGAAGGCGCCGGTGGTGATCGGGCGCGATCATCTGGATTCGGGCTCGGTGGCGTCACCGAACCGCGAGACCGAGGCGATGAAGGATGGCTCGGACGCGGTATCCGACTGGCCGCTGCTCAATGCGATGTTGAATGTTGCAGGTGGCGCGACCTGGGTTTCGCTGCATCATGGCGGCGGGGTGGGGATGGGGTATTCGCAGCACAGCGGCGTCGTGATTGTTTGCGATGGGTCGCGCGAGGCGGATGAGAGGATTGCGCGGGTGTTGTGGAATGATCCCGCCTCAGGTGTCATGCGGCATGCGGATGCGGGGTATGAGGTGGCGGTGGAGTGTGCCAAGGAGATGGGGTTGAAGTTGCCGATGGGTTGA
- a CDS encoding methylated-DNA--[protein]-cysteine S-methyltransferase, translating to MTAGPDTIWYDEMDSPVGTLRLVADRHGLRQIWFERERHPKQAHPGWVRAAAPLQFARVQLEEYFAGQRQQFELPLHPVGTPFQLEVWQELGRIPYGITISYGELARRIDKPLAVRAVGAANGRNPLPIVLPCHRVIGADGSLTGFGGGLPTKRYLLNLEQRIAHGDLFG from the coding sequence ATGACCGCAGGCCCCGACACGATCTGGTACGACGAGATGGACAGCCCGGTCGGCACGCTGCGCCTGGTGGCGGACCGGCATGGACTGCGGCAGATCTGGTTCGAGCGCGAACGGCACCCGAAGCAGGCGCACCCGGGCTGGGTACGCGCGGCGGCACCGCTGCAGTTCGCCCGGGTGCAACTGGAGGAATATTTCGCCGGCCAGCGTCAGCAGTTCGAGCTGCCGCTGCATCCGGTCGGCACGCCGTTCCAGTTGGAGGTGTGGCAGGAGCTGGGGCGGATTCCGTATGGCATCACGATCAGCTACGGCGAACTGGCCCGGCGCATCGACAAGCCGCTGGCGGTGCGGGCGGTGGGTGCCGCGAACGGACGCAACCCGTTGCCGATCGTGCTGCCCTGCCATCGCGTGATCGGCGCGGACGGCAGCCTCACCGGTTTCGGCGGCGGCCTGCCGACGAAGCGCTACCTGCTGAACCTGGAACAGCGCATCGCGCACGGCGACCTGTTCGGCTGA